In Pseudomonas poae, a single genomic region encodes these proteins:
- a CDS encoding sugar ABC transporter substrate-binding protein: MPSSLTSLSRLICLGAALLLSCAAHAADGDDAVPSLAGKRIAVSMTGTSHYFDIKAFQAQVDEIKRLGGTPITLDAGRNDKNLVTQLQTVVTQKPDAVIQTLGTLSVIDPWLKRISKAGIPLFTIDAPSQYSLNNTTSDNVATGKALAEQLIKAAGGKGKILVFNGFYGVPVCAIRYDQLKLALKDYPQLEIIQPELRDVIPNTVQDAYSQVSALLNKYPAGSVSAIWSAWDIPQLGASKALIDAKRTEIKTYGVDGTPEVLALLGQANSPVGAVVAQQPALIGKTAVQNVARYLAGQRDLPKETHVATLLTTAGNLAQVQQLRGD; this comes from the coding sequence ATGCCTTCCAGCCTTACCTCGCTTTCCCGTTTGATCTGCCTCGGCGCCGCCTTGCTGCTGAGCTGCGCTGCCCATGCCGCAGACGGCGATGACGCCGTGCCTTCCCTGGCTGGAAAGCGCATCGCGGTGAGCATGACCGGCACGAGTCACTATTTCGATATCAAGGCGTTCCAGGCCCAGGTTGACGAGATCAAGCGCCTGGGCGGTACGCCTATCACCCTGGATGCGGGGCGCAACGACAAGAACCTGGTGACCCAACTGCAAACCGTGGTCACCCAGAAACCCGACGCGGTGATCCAGACCCTCGGTACCCTCAGCGTTATCGACCCGTGGCTCAAGCGCATCAGTAAGGCCGGCATTCCGCTGTTCACCATCGACGCTCCGTCGCAATACAGCCTGAACAACACCACCTCCGACAACGTCGCCACCGGCAAGGCACTGGCCGAGCAATTGATCAAGGCCGCCGGCGGTAAAGGCAAGATCCTGGTGTTCAATGGCTTCTACGGCGTGCCGGTGTGTGCGATCCGTTATGACCAGCTGAAACTGGCGCTCAAGGATTACCCACAGCTGGAAATCATCCAGCCGGAGCTGCGCGACGTGATCCCCAACACCGTGCAGGACGCCTACTCCCAGGTCTCGGCGTTGCTCAACAAATACCCGGCAGGCAGTGTCTCGGCGATCTGGTCGGCGTGGGACATTCCGCAGTTGGGCGCGAGCAAGGCGTTGATCGACGCCAAACGCACCGAGATCAAGACGTATGGCGTCGACGGCACGCCGGAAGTGCTCGCGTTGCTCGGCCAGGCGAACTCGCCGGTGGGCGCGGTGGTGGCGCAGCAACCGGCGCTGATCGGCAAGACCGCTGTGCAGAACGTGGCGCGCTACTTGGCCGGGCAGCGTGACCTGCCGAAGGAAACCCATGTGGCAACCCTGCTGACCACAGCCGGCAACCTGGCGCAGGTCCAGCAACTGCGGGGTGACTGA
- a CDS encoding TonB-dependent receptor, translating to MNTFTRFTLLLPGLLALNDAASADDATLTLDPSVVTGSRSASPTFDLPYSVDSISREQISDGQLGINASEALSRVPGLVVQNRQNYAQDLQISSRGFGARSAFGVRGIKLIADGIPASTPDGQGQAATFNLDTAERIEVLRGPAATLYGSNAGGVIQMFSRDGEGPPRIGAETLVGSDGMSKNHLTAEGAANGAGFVLDASRMDTDGYRDHSSARRDQTFAKLNFQPDDDSKLALIYSSLEQNGTQDPLGQSWDAYKADPRSVSSSALTYNTRKSIDHQQLGTNYERYFGDATLQVNAYTGRRSVIQYLSIPDKFASGVTNPANARGGVVAFDRKFYGGSVHWLQPITSAPGDLTLIAGLDYDRSEDDRQGYSNTVNGVHGIKGALGRDEIDTATSLDPFVQANWLLGDWTLQAGLRHSTMKMDVDDHFITNVDGDDSGSKTYQKNTPSVSVMYAFTPDLHGYVSAGKGFETPTQAESAYSSTSNGFNFSLKPSVSTQYEVGLKARVGQDTRINAAVFQITTEDELVVSQSNGGRTTYQNAGRTLRRGFELGIESELSEQWSTNLAYTRLQATYDSDFTNSGKAIEKGNYLPGVPQTTLFAELNWKPRDWVSTAIEGMYRSKVYVEDTNSERAAPAYSVFNWRARFEQKVEHWTFHQTLRLDNLLDRQYVGSVIVGDSNNRYYEAAPGRSWYAGAGAEYTFRPPHF from the coding sequence ATGAATACCTTCACTCGCTTTACTCTTTTACTTCCAGGACTGCTCGCGCTGAACGATGCCGCATCAGCCGATGACGCAACGCTGACCCTCGATCCCAGCGTCGTCACCGGCTCACGCAGCGCCAGCCCAACTTTCGACCTGCCCTATTCGGTCGACAGCATCAGCCGCGAGCAGATCAGCGACGGCCAACTCGGTATCAACGCCTCTGAAGCGCTGTCCCGCGTGCCCGGCCTGGTGGTGCAGAACCGCCAGAACTATGCGCAGGACTTGCAGATTTCCTCCCGTGGCTTCGGCGCCCGTTCGGCCTTTGGCGTACGCGGTATCAAGCTGATTGCCGACGGCATCCCCGCCAGCACCCCGGACGGCCAGGGCCAGGCGGCCACCTTCAACCTCGACACCGCCGAGCGCATCGAAGTACTGCGCGGCCCGGCCGCCACCTTGTATGGCAGCAACGCGGGCGGCGTAATCCAGATGTTCTCCCGCGACGGCGAAGGCCCGCCGCGTATCGGCGCCGAAACGCTGGTGGGCAGCGATGGCATGAGCAAGAACCACCTGACCGCCGAAGGTGCCGCCAATGGGGCGGGCTTCGTGCTCGATGCCTCGCGCATGGACACCGACGGCTATCGCGACCACAGCAGTGCGCGGCGCGACCAGACCTTTGCCAAGCTCAACTTCCAGCCGGATGACGACAGCAAGCTGGCGCTGATCTACAGCAGCCTGGAGCAGAACGGCACGCAGGACCCGCTGGGGCAGTCGTGGGATGCGTACAAGGCTGATCCGCGCTCGGTGAGCAGTAGCGCCCTAACGTACAACACGCGCAAAAGCATCGATCACCAACAACTGGGGACGAATTACGAGCGGTACTTCGGCGATGCAACGTTGCAAGTGAATGCGTATACGGGGCGGCGGAGCGTGATTCAGTACTTGTCGATTCCCGACAAGTTCGCCAGTGGTGTCACCAACCCAGCCAACGCGCGCGGCGGCGTGGTGGCCTTCGACCGCAAGTTCTACGGCGGCTCCGTGCATTGGCTGCAACCCATCACCAGCGCTCCGGGCGACCTGACCCTGATCGCCGGCCTCGACTACGACCGCAGCGAGGATGATCGCCAAGGCTATTCCAACACCGTTAACGGCGTGCACGGCATCAAAGGCGCGTTGGGACGCGATGAAATCGACACCGCCACCAGCCTCGACCCGTTCGTACAAGCCAACTGGCTGTTGGGCGACTGGACCCTGCAAGCTGGCCTGCGCCACAGCACCATGAAGATGGACGTGGACGACCACTTCATCACCAACGTCGACGGCGACGACAGCGGCAGTAAGACCTACCAGAAGAACACCCCGTCTGTCAGCGTGATGTACGCGTTCACGCCCGACTTGCATGGCTATGTGAGCGCGGGCAAAGGCTTCGAGACTCCGACGCAAGCAGAGTCGGCGTACTCCAGCACGAGCAATGGTTTCAACTTCTCGCTCAAACCATCGGTCAGCACACAGTACGAAGTGGGCTTGAAAGCCCGTGTCGGCCAGGACACCCGCATCAATGCGGCAGTATTCCAGATCACCACCGAAGACGAACTAGTGGTCAGCCAATCCAACGGTGGTCGCACTACCTACCAAAACGCCGGCCGCACCCTGCGTCGCGGCTTCGAACTGGGCATCGAAAGCGAACTCAGCGAACAGTGGAGCACGAACCTCGCCTACACCCGCCTGCAAGCCACCTACGACAGCGACTTCACTAACAGTGGAAAGGCTATCGAGAAGGGCAACTATCTCCCCGGCGTCCCGCAAACCACGCTGTTCGCCGAACTCAACTGGAAGCCCCGCGACTGGGTCAGCACAGCCATCGAAGGCATGTACCGCAGCAAGGTCTACGTCGAAGACACCAACAGTGAGCGCGCCGCACCGGCCTACAGCGTGTTCAACTGGCGCGCACGCTTCGAACAGAAGGTCGAGCACTGGACCTTCCACCAGACCCTGCGCCTGGATAACCTGCTGGACCGCCAGTACGTGGGTTCAGTGATCGTCGGCGACAGCAACAACCGCTACTACGAAGCCGCACCGGGCCGCTCGTGGTACGCCGGCGCTGGCGCCGAATACACTTTTAGGCCACCACATTTTTGA
- the rfaP gene encoding lipopolysaccharide core heptose(I) kinase RfaP — MQLAFVLYKYFPFGGLQRDFMRIALECQQRGHQIRVYTLIWEGDIPPGFEVLVAPVKAFFNHRRNEKLSAWMEADLAKRPVDRLIGFNKMPGLDVYYAADGCFEDKAQNLRHGLYRYFGRYKHFADYERAVFAKDAKTEVLMISEVQQPLFIKHYDTPLERFHLLPPGIAQDRRAPPNAAEIREGFRKEFNLGDDDLLLVQIGSGFKTKGVDRSLKAVAALPAELKKRTRLFVIGQDDPKVFQLQSAALGLGDNVQFLKGRSDIPRFLLGADLLIHPAYNENTGTVLLEALVAGLPVLVSAVCGYAHYIAEADCGLVLDEPFEQNQLNQYLTQMLTDTAQRAAWGRNGLAFAETADLYSMPQHAADVISGGAKTMKLILAEPFKTLWAGLDAFAEVEKLQGEVFRELAARRTLRTVVDGRPYFVKIHRGIGWGEIFKNLITAKLPVLGAGLEWAAIHRLQDLGVPTMTGVAFGEKGSNPADQHSFIITEELAPTVSLEDLTVNWVAEPPTPALRHALTAELARMVGDMHRGGVNHRDCYLCHFLLDTAQPIDAKNIKLSVIDLHRAQLRAHLPLRWRDKDLSALYYSALDIGLTRRDKLRFLKGYFRQPLRQILAEQSASLSLLQRKADKLYARKQRLGDAI, encoded by the coding sequence ATGCAACTGGCTTTTGTTCTGTACAAATACTTCCCCTTCGGCGGCTTGCAGCGCGACTTCATGCGCATCGCCCTGGAGTGCCAGCAGCGCGGCCATCAGATTCGTGTCTACACGCTGATCTGGGAAGGTGACATTCCGCCCGGTTTCGAAGTGTTGGTGGCGCCGGTCAAGGCGTTCTTCAATCATCGGCGCAATGAAAAACTCAGCGCCTGGATGGAGGCCGACCTGGCCAAACGCCCGGTGGACCGCTTGATCGGCTTCAACAAAATGCCCGGCCTGGACGTGTATTACGCCGCCGATGGCTGCTTTGAAGACAAGGCGCAAAACCTGCGCCACGGTCTGTACCGTTATTTTGGTCGCTACAAACACTTTGCCGACTATGAGCGCGCGGTGTTCGCCAAGGACGCCAAGACCGAAGTCTTGATGATTTCCGAAGTGCAGCAGCCGCTGTTCATCAAGCATTACGACACGCCGCTCGAACGTTTCCACCTGCTGCCGCCGGGCATTGCTCAGGACCGCCGCGCGCCGCCGAATGCGGCTGAGATTCGCGAAGGGTTCCGCAAGGAATTCAACTTGGGCGACGACGACTTGTTGCTGGTGCAAATCGGCTCGGGCTTCAAGACCAAGGGCGTCGACCGCAGCCTCAAGGCCGTGGCCGCGTTGCCGGCGGAGCTGAAAAAACGCACGCGCCTGTTTGTAATCGGCCAGGACGACCCCAAAGTATTCCAGCTGCAAAGCGCCGCGCTGGGCCTGGGGGATAACGTGCAGTTCCTCAAGGGGCGTAGCGATATCCCGCGATTCCTGTTGGGCGCCGACCTATTGATCCATCCGGCGTACAACGAAAACACCGGCACTGTGCTGCTTGAAGCCCTGGTGGCCGGGTTGCCGGTGCTGGTCTCGGCCGTGTGTGGTTATGCCCACTACATCGCCGAAGCCGATTGCGGCCTGGTGCTGGACGAGCCGTTCGAGCAGAACCAGCTCAACCAGTACCTGACACAGATGCTCACCGACACTGCACAGCGCGCGGCCTGGGGCCGCAATGGGTTGGCCTTCGCCGAGACGGCCGACCTCTACAGCATGCCGCAGCACGCTGCGGATGTGATTTCTGGCGGAGCCAAAACGATGAAGTTGATTCTTGCCGAACCGTTCAAGACGTTATGGGCTGGGCTTGATGCCTTTGCCGAAGTCGAGAAACTGCAAGGCGAAGTATTCCGTGAGCTGGCGGCGCGCCGCACCTTGCGTACCGTGGTGGATGGGCGTCCGTATTTCGTGAAGATCCACCGTGGCATTGGCTGGGGAGAGATCTTCAAGAACCTGATCACCGCCAAGCTGCCGGTGCTGGGCGCAGGCCTTGAGTGGGCGGCGATCCATCGCCTGCAGGATCTCGGCGTGCCTACCATGACCGGCGTAGCCTTCGGCGAAAAGGGCAGCAACCCGGCAGACCAGCATTCGTTCATCATCACCGAAGAGCTGGCGCCGACCGTCAGCCTTGAAGACCTGACAGTCAACTGGGTGGCCGAACCGCCAACCCCTGCGTTGCGCCATGCCCTGACTGCCGAGTTGGCGCGCATGGTCGGCGACATGCACCGTGGCGGCGTAAATCATCGCGACTGCTACCTGTGCCACTTCCTGCTGGACACCGCGCAGCCCATCGACGCGAAAAACATCAAGCTGTCGGTGATCGACCTGCATCGCGCCCAACTGCGTGCCCATTTGCCGCTGCGCTGGCGCGACAAGGACCTCTCCGCGCTGTACTACTCGGCGTTGGACATTGGCCTGACTCGTCGTGACAAGCTGCGCTTCCTCAAGGGTTACTTCCGTCAGCCGCTGCGCCAGATCCTGGCGGAGCAATCGGCGTCGTTGAGCCTGTTGCAGCGCAAGGCCGACAAGCTTTACGCGCGCAAGCAGCGCTTGGGGGATGCGATCTGA
- a CDS encoding sugar ABC transporter ATP-binding protein — MAALHLQNLHKRFGATLALDGASLKVERGTIHGLVGENGAGKSTLIKVLAGIYRADAGQVNIDGQAYAALSPRQVDTLGVQFIHQERLLPASFTVGEALFFGHELRWGPFVDRRRQQREADRLLAQYFELQLPAGALVGELNSAERQVLQITRALIRQPKILVFDEPSVALVKREVDQLLRIVKRLREQGLSILYISHYLQEIDSLCDEVTVLRNGRDVAVVQPRHTPTAEIARLMVNREVQEMYPKAAVELGEPLLQVSGLSLARHYRQIDLEVRRGEIVGLTGLVGSGAKELFKTLFGIERADTGSIHLEGRLLRMRSPGQAIAEGIALVPEERRSQGIAPVLSVLENLTLAGLGRFTRWGLLSRRQEQAESVRLIDELAIKAPGPTAAVSQLSGGNQQKVALGKWLSRRSAVYLLDEPCVGVDVGAKVEIYRLIGRLVEEGAAVLVLSSDLPELLGISDRILVLHRGEIAGEFLAGEADSDQLLACATGAVPAAAAPAREVEHA, encoded by the coding sequence ATGGCGGCGTTGCACCTGCAAAACCTGCATAAGCGCTTTGGCGCCACCCTGGCGCTGGACGGCGCGAGCCTCAAGGTCGAGCGCGGCACCATTCATGGTCTTGTGGGTGAGAACGGCGCCGGCAAGTCCACCTTGATCAAAGTGCTGGCCGGTATTTACAGGGCCGACGCGGGGCAGGTGAATATTGATGGCCAAGCGTATGCGGCACTGTCGCCACGCCAGGTAGATACGTTGGGCGTGCAGTTCATCCATCAGGAAAGGCTGCTGCCTGCCAGTTTTACCGTGGGCGAGGCGCTGTTTTTTGGGCATGAATTACGCTGGGGGCCGTTTGTGGATCGGCGTCGCCAGCAGCGCGAAGCGGACCGATTGCTGGCGCAATATTTTGAGTTGCAACTGCCCGCCGGTGCGCTGGTGGGCGAGCTCAATAGCGCCGAGCGCCAGGTGCTGCAAATCACTCGGGCGCTGATTCGTCAGCCAAAGATTCTGGTGTTCGACGAGCCCAGCGTGGCGCTGGTCAAACGTGAAGTCGACCAGTTGCTACGCATCGTCAAACGCTTGCGCGAGCAGGGCTTGTCCATCTTGTATATCTCCCATTACCTGCAGGAAATCGACAGCCTGTGCGACGAGGTCACGGTGCTGCGCAACGGCCGCGATGTGGCGGTGGTGCAGCCTCGGCACACGCCCACTGCAGAAATAGCGCGGCTGATGGTCAATCGCGAGGTGCAGGAGATGTACCCCAAGGCGGCGGTGGAATTGGGCGAGCCGTTGTTGCAGGTCAGTGGGTTGAGCCTGGCGCGGCATTATCGACAGATCGACCTTGAAGTGCGGCGCGGTGAAATCGTCGGGCTGACCGGGTTGGTGGGCTCGGGTGCCAAGGAATTGTTCAAGACCTTGTTTGGCATAGAGCGCGCCGACACGGGCAGCATCCATCTGGAGGGGCGTCTGTTGCGAATGCGCTCACCGGGCCAGGCGATTGCCGAAGGCATTGCGTTGGTGCCGGAGGAGCGCCGCAGCCAGGGCATCGCACCCGTGCTGTCGGTGCTGGAGAACCTGACGCTGGCGGGGCTTGGGCGGTTTACCCGTTGGGGCTTGCTCAGCCGTCGTCAGGAGCAAGCCGAAAGTGTGCGGCTGATCGATGAATTGGCGATCAAGGCGCCAGGGCCCACTGCTGCCGTCAGCCAGTTGAGTGGCGGTAACCAGCAGAAGGTCGCCTTGGGTAAATGGTTGAGCCGTCGTTCGGCGGTGTACCTGTTGGACGAGCCCTGCGTGGGTGTGGATGTGGGCGCCAAGGTGGAGATCTATCGCTTGATCGGGAGGCTGGTAGAAGAGGGTGCGGCGGTGTTGGTGTTGTCGTCGGACCTGCCCGAATTGTTGGGGATCAGTGATCGAATCCTGGTGCTGCATCGCGGTGAGATTGCCGGTGAATTCCTTGCGGGGGAGGCGGACAGCGATCAATTGCTGGCCTGCGCCACGGGGGCGGTACCGGCTGCGGCTGCGCCTGCGCGGGAGGTCGAACATGCTTGA
- a CDS encoding ABC transporter permease encodes MNPRALLPLTLPLVFVLIVVVFAVQAPGFLSSGNLKSLVLNNFVLLAIVAIGMTYAVAAGGIDLSVGTALDFASFSFVVLLNGGHGWAFAATGALVAALLVGVVNAGLIAGLRISPFLATLGTLFIGTSAQQLLSDGGQPIYIAQGLKPELTGLTPLLIVLGLALFYGLALARGRLGRELLAQGTQPLLAYYSGLSVRRIVTVVALATALACGVAGVLLSSTVSAYVPLSGNAFLLNAIGAVFIGTTLSRQGRANIPGTLLGVLFINVIANGLLLIGWNFYWQQVATGVLIFVVLTFSFASRRVLERH; translated from the coding sequence ATGAATCCGCGCGCGTTGTTGCCGCTGACCTTGCCGTTGGTGTTTGTGCTGATCGTCGTGGTGTTTGCCGTGCAGGCGCCGGGGTTCCTCAGCAGCGGCAACCTGAAAAGCCTGGTGCTGAACAACTTCGTGTTGCTGGCGATTGTCGCCATCGGCATGACCTATGCGGTGGCGGCCGGCGGCATCGACCTGTCGGTGGGCACGGCGCTGGATTTCGCCAGCTTCAGTTTTGTGGTGCTGCTCAATGGCGGGCATGGCTGGGCATTCGCTGCCACGGGCGCGCTGGTTGCCGCGTTGCTGGTGGGTGTGGTGAATGCGGGGCTGATCGCCGGGCTGCGGATCAGCCCGTTCCTCGCCACCTTGGGCACCCTGTTCATCGGCACCAGTGCGCAACAATTGCTCTCGGATGGCGGCCAACCGATCTATATCGCCCAAGGCTTGAAACCGGAACTGACCGGGCTCACGCCGTTGTTGATCGTCTTGGGGTTGGCGCTGTTCTATGGCCTGGCCCTTGCGCGCGGCCGTTTGGGCCGTGAGTTATTGGCTCAAGGCACCCAGCCGCTGCTGGCGTATTACTCAGGGTTGTCGGTGCGGCGCATCGTCACCGTGGTGGCGCTGGCGACCGCGTTGGCGTGCGGGGTGGCGGGGGTGTTGCTCAGCTCGACGGTGAGCGCCTACGTGCCGCTTTCCGGTAACGCGTTTTTGCTCAATGCGATTGGCGCGGTGTTTATCGGCACCACCTTGAGCCGACAGGGCCGGGCGAATATTCCCGGGACCCTGTTGGGCGTGCTGTTTATCAACGTGATTGCCAACGGCCTGCTGCTGATCGGCTGGAACTTCTACTGGCAGCAGGTGGCGACCGGCGTGCTGATTTTTGTGGTGTTGACCTTCAGCTTTGCCAGTCGGCGCGTGCTGGAGCGCCATTGA
- a CDS encoding lipopolysaccharide kinase, giving the protein MSDFLAAEDRALLERHGLATFDSLWAKQLDAVDEPNTSRGGWSSVFRLELDGQGYYLKRQSNYLTRSLHRPFGEPSFSREFRNISRYRNLGIPALQAAFYGERKVDGEHRAMLLTRALDGWNDLDSLLDEWPQLSDAQHRAILLACGQLARQLHSVGQVHGCFYPKHIFLQAAGDGYAAQLIDLEKTRPLLFGWRDRVKDLEPLLRRAPQWSDAQVRQLLAAYLDQPEDSALVATWYQRLSARRSHKENR; this is encoded by the coding sequence ATGAGTGATTTTCTGGCGGCTGAGGACCGTGCGCTGTTAGAGCGCCATGGCCTCGCCACATTCGACTCACTGTGGGCCAAGCAATTGGACGCGGTGGACGAACCCAATACCAGTCGTGGCGGCTGGAGCAGTGTGTTTCGCCTGGAGCTCGACGGCCAGGGCTACTACCTCAAGCGCCAGAGCAACTACTTGACGCGCAGCCTGCATCGGCCATTTGGCGAGCCGAGTTTTTCCCGCGAGTTTCGCAATATCAGCCGTTACCGCAACCTCGGCATTCCCGCGTTGCAGGCCGCGTTCTATGGTGAGCGAAAAGTGGATGGCGAACACCGAGCCATGCTGCTGACCCGTGCCCTGGACGGTTGGAATGACCTGGATTCATTGCTGGACGAGTGGCCACAACTGAGTGATGCCCAGCATCGCGCGATCCTGTTGGCGTGTGGGCAGCTTGCTCGTCAATTGCACAGCGTTGGGCAGGTGCACGGCTGTTTTTATCCCAAGCATATTTTCTTGCAGGCTGCCGGCGACGGCTACGCCGCGCAGTTGATCGACCTGGAGAAAACCCGCCCACTGTTGTTCGGCTGGCGTGATCGGGTGAAGGATCTGGAGCCGCTGCTGCGCCGCGCGCCGCAATGGTCAGATGCTCAGGTGCGCCAACTGTTGGCGGCGTACCTGGATCAGCCTGAAGACAGTGCGTTGGTCGCCACTTGGTATCAGCGCCTGAGCGCCCGTCGTAGCCACAAGGAAAACCGCTGA
- the waaC gene encoding lipopolysaccharide heptosyltransferase I: MRVLVIKTSSLGDVIHALPALTDAARAIPGIRFDWVVEEGFAEIPTWHPAVDKVIPVAIRRWRKNIWQTIKSGEWRRFKQQVQSTKYDLVIDAQGLFKSAWLTRYVRAPVAGFDKNSAREPIAARFYSRRLAVARGQHAVERLRQLFAVALGYDLPKALGDYGLSVDKLIGLPPKKPFVLLLHGTTWDTKHWPEAYWRELAERMGRLGVDVKLPWGNAVEKARAERLAQGLKNAEVLPKLNLAGVARVLAGARACVAVDTGLGHLAAALDVPTISLFGPTNPGLTGAYGKGQIHLASDFACAPCLQKQCTYQPTADDLRRFDIKRESPLCFTRLNPERVASRLSTLLLAEELH, encoded by the coding sequence TTGCGCGTTCTGGTAATCAAGACCTCATCCCTGGGCGACGTGATCCACGCCTTGCCGGCATTGACCGACGCGGCGCGGGCGATCCCCGGCATTCGATTCGACTGGGTGGTGGAAGAAGGCTTTGCCGAAATCCCGACCTGGCACCCGGCGGTCGATAAGGTGATCCCGGTAGCGATTCGTCGCTGGCGCAAAAATATCTGGCAGACCATCAAGAGCGGCGAATGGCGGCGCTTCAAGCAGCAAGTCCAATCGACCAAATATGATCTGGTGATCGATGCCCAGGGCCTGTTCAAGAGCGCCTGGCTGACTCGCTACGTGCGTGCCCCGGTGGCCGGCTTTGACAAAAACTCCGCCCGTGAACCCATCGCCGCGCGTTTCTACTCGCGCCGCTTGGCCGTGGCCCGTGGGCAGCACGCGGTGGAGCGTCTGCGCCAATTGTTCGCGGTGGCCCTTGGCTATGACCTGCCCAAGGCCTTGGGCGATTACGGTCTGAGTGTCGACAAACTGATCGGTCTACCGCCGAAAAAGCCTTTCGTTTTGCTATTGCACGGCACCACCTGGGACACCAAGCACTGGCCCGAAGCCTACTGGCGCGAGCTGGCCGAGCGCATGGGCCGCCTGGGCGTGGACGTGAAATTGCCCTGGGGTAATGCCGTCGAAAAAGCCCGTGCCGAGCGCCTGGCCCAAGGCCTGAAAAACGCCGAAGTGCTGCCCAAGTTGAACCTGGCCGGTGTGGCTCGCGTATTGGCCGGTGCGCGTGCCTGCGTGGCGGTGGACACCGGTCTCGGTCACCTCGCCGCCGCGCTTGATGTGCCGACTATCTCGCTGTTTGGCCCAACCAACCCTGGTCTCACGGGCGCCTATGGCAAGGGCCAGATCCACCTGGCGAGCGACTTCGCCTGCGCACCGTGCCTGCAAAAGCAATGTACCTATCAACCGACGGCCGACGACCTGCGTCGGTTCGACATCAAGCGCGAGTCGCCCCTGTGCTTCACGCGCTTGAACCCTGAGCGTGTGGCAAGCCGACTGAGCACGTTGTTACTGGCTGAGGAGCTGCACTGA
- a CDS encoding ABC transporter permease encodes MLEAILRRGSVAAFLAILLGFAVAAPNFLSIGNLANVFSQSAILGVLAFGLTCVIIGGGSNVVAGGLDLSLAANLGLCAAVFSRLNNAGLDLWLTLLLTLACGLAVGLLNGLAVVVLRLPPLLATLASMNVLAGLELVLTENTVVSTDSPLLDLLSGGAWWGVPALAWVLLLTAAVLTLLIQHSAYGLRLHAVGEYRQAAEAAGIRVPGYVLSSYALSGLCAAVAALCSAAFFSGSTTGSGDMLLSVVAIAFLGVVFSRRLVASIPGTLLAALLIGFLINGFQLLNVSSFWVNGVQGVLILLVVAASSALNRGAR; translated from the coding sequence ATGCTTGAGGCGATACTGCGGCGTGGTTCGGTGGCGGCGTTTCTGGCGATCTTGCTGGGGTTCGCGGTGGCCGCGCCAAACTTCTTGTCGATCGGCAACCTGGCCAATGTGTTCAGCCAATCGGCGATCCTCGGCGTGCTGGCGTTTGGGCTGACGTGCGTGATTATCGGCGGCGGTTCGAATGTGGTGGCCGGTGGGCTCGACCTGTCGCTGGCAGCCAACCTGGGGTTGTGCGCGGCGGTGTTCAGTCGCCTCAACAATGCCGGCCTGGACCTGTGGTTGACCTTGCTGCTGACCCTGGCCTGCGGCCTTGCGGTCGGCCTGCTCAATGGTTTGGCGGTGGTGGTGCTGCGCTTGCCGCCGTTGTTGGCGACGCTGGCGAGTATGAATGTGTTGGCTGGGCTGGAGCTGGTGCTGACGGAAAACACCGTGGTGTCCACCGATTCGCCATTGCTGGACCTGCTCAGTGGCGGCGCTTGGTGGGGCGTGCCGGCCCTGGCCTGGGTGCTGTTGTTGACGGCTGCGGTGCTGACATTGCTGATCCAGCATTCGGCGTACGGGCTGCGCCTGCATGCGGTGGGCGAATACCGTCAGGCCGCCGAAGCCGCAGGCATCCGCGTGCCCGGCTATGTGTTGTCGAGTTATGCGCTGTCGGGGCTGTGCGCGGCAGTGGCGGCGTTGTGTTCGGCGGCATTTTTCAGCGGCAGTACTACCGGCTCTGGCGACATGCTGCTGTCGGTGGTGGCGATTGCCTTCCTCGGTGTGGTGTTTTCAAGGCGGCTGGTGGCGAGCATTCCGGGCACCTTGCTCGCCGCGTTGCTGATCGGCTTTTTGATCAACGGTTTTCAGCTGCTCAACGTGTCGAGCTTCTGGGTCAATGGCGTGCAGGGCGTGCTGATCCTGTTAGTGGTGGCCGCCTCCAGCGCATTGAATCGAGGAGCCCGTTGA